Within the Bacillota bacterium genome, the region GAAGGCAGCCACATCATGCCGGGTGGTCTCCTCCAGCTGGTGTACCCTCTCTGGGTTCACGGCGGCCTTCTCCCGGATGACCCGGGCCGCCTCCCTGGGGATGACGCCCAGCTCCGCGTGGGCCTCACACGCCAGGACCTCCACCTCCAGCCAGCGGGTGAAGCGGGTCTTCTCGGACCACAGGCCACCCATCCTGGCCAGGGTGTAGCGCTCTATCACCGGGTGCCCTCCTTCCGGTAGCCCCAGAGCCCCTTCTCCCGGAGGATGCTGTCCTTCTCCTGGGCCCCCGCGGCCATCTTGCCAGCATATTCCTCAAGTGCCTTACGCAGGCGTTCATCGGAGACAGCCAGGATCCTCAGGGCAAGAAGCCCTGCGTTCCTGGGGCTTCCTATTCCCACAGTCGCCACGGGAATACCCGGGGGCATCTGGGTCATGGAGTACAGGGCATCAAGGCCACCCAGGGCCCCGGAGGCCACGGGCAGGCCTATGACAGGGAGGCTGGTGTGAGCCGCCAGGACCCCCGGCAGGTGGGCACCACTGGAAGATCCGAATCGCTGCCAACCACTAATGCCGATGACAGGGTTCATGCCGGCTCCCTCCTTCACACTATTTCCCTATAGCGCCGGACAAGGCAGGCGCAAAGTGAACCAGGGCCACCACAGCCAGGACGTAGATGAGGGGATGTACTTCCCTTCGCCTCCCAGCCGCTATCTTCAGGATGGGGTAGGTCAGAAAGCCTGCTGCAATGCCGTCGGCTATCTTCAGGGTAAAGGGCATCAAAACGATGGTGATAAAGGCCGGGAGCGCCTCGGTAATATCCTCGAAGTCTATCCCGGTAATGGCAGCCATCATCAGGATACCTACCACGATCAGGGCTGGCGCCGTCGCCTCGGCCGGTATGAGGCCTGCCAAGGGGGCGAAGAACAGGGACAGCAGGAACAACACGCCCACCACCACTGCGGTGAGGCCCGTGCGGCCACCCTCTGTGATCCCCGCGGCAGACTCTATGTAAGTGGTAACCGTGGAGGTTCCCAGGACTGCTCCGCCCATGGTGCCCACGGCATCCACCATCATCGCCTGCTTGACCTTTGGGAGGGTGCCACGCTCGTCGAGCATGCCGGCACGGGCACCGGTGCCCATGAGGGTTCCCATGGTGTCGAACACATCCACGAAGACAAAGGCAAAAACCGTCATGAAACCAAGTCCGAGGGCACCCCTGAGGTCCATCTGGAGGAAGACCGGGGCCAGGGAAGCCGGGCGCCCGATGATGGAGGCGCCCTCGAGGCTAA harbors:
- a CDS encoding AIR carboxylase family protein; translation: MNPVIGISGWQRFGSSSGAHLPGVLAAHTSLPVIGLPVASGALGGLDALYSMTQMPPGIPVATVGIGSPRNAGLLALRILAVSDERLRKALEEYAGKMAAGAQEKDSILREKGLWGYRKEGTR
- a CDS encoding NCS2 family permease codes for the protein MEKIFKLREAGTDTRTELVAGVTTFMTMAYIIFVNPGILSAAGMDFGAVMTATALAAGLTTILMGLFVNYPFALASGMGLNVFFTFAVAQVAGWQAALGVVFISGIVFVILAVTGVISWIDVAVPRSLKKAVSVGIGLMIALIGFKNAGIITSDPNTFGILSDFSSPGPVLAVIGLVITGVLIALKVRGAILTGILLTAALGIPMGVVSLEGASIIGRPASLAPVFLQMDLRGALGLGFMTVFAFVFVDVFDTMGTLMGTGARAGMLDERGTLPKVKQAMMVDAVGTMGGAVLGTSTVTTYIESAAGITEGGRTGLTAVVVGVLFLLSLFFAPLAGLIPAEATAPALIVVGILMMAAITGIDFEDITEALPAFITIVLMPFTLKIADGIAAGFLTYPILKIAAGRRREVHPLIYVLAVVALVHFAPALSGAIGK